Sequence from the Pedobacter sp. D749 genome:
GGGTTGTACAAAAATGGAACAACCAAATACAATCAATACAATTTCCGTACGAATATAGATGCCAATGTTTCTAAATACCTTAAAGTTGGCTTATCGGTATCTGGCAGACAAGAAAATCGTTTGTTCCCTCAGATTGCCGCTGGCGACATTTTTAGATCCATTTATAGGGCAAAACCTATTGTAGCTGCTTATTATCCAAATGGTTTGCCTACAACAGGTATAGAGAATGCCAACCCTGCGGTGCAGGTTACCGATATCGGTGGAACAAGTAAATCACCAACTCAGGTTTTAAACGGTATTTTGAGAGCTACTTTTATTATTCCTGGCGTGGAAGGACTTTCTGTTGATGGTTTCTTTTCTGCTGATAAATCTAATGTATTTACCAAAAGTTTCAACAAACCATATCTGCTTTACCAATATGATGCTACGTCTAAAACCTATAATAGTGTAATTACAGGTGGTAATAATCAAAAAGCTACATTAATAGAAAAACAGCAAAACGAATCTTTACTTACTTCAAACATTAAATTAAATTACGTACGTCGTTTTAACCTGCACGATATCAATGCCTTTGTAGGTTACGAACAGAGCGAAAACCATTTAGAATATTTCGATGCGCAACGTTTTAACTTCTTATCTACCAATTTGCCCGAACTTTCACAGGGAGGTGCGGCGGCTACCGATTATCTGAACTCGGGCTATAGCTCAAACTATAACCGTAAAAGTGTAATTAGCCGTTTGGCCTACAGTTATGATGATAAATATCTCTTTGAAGGACAGTTACGTATCGATGGATCATCTATATTTCCGGAGGGTAACCGATTTGGCTATTTTCCTTCTGCATCTGCAGGATGGGTGATGTCAAAAGAAAAATGGTTCAGTGAGAATGTTAAATTTGTTGATAACCTAAAAATCAGGGCATCCTACGGAGCACTCGGTAACGATAATGTAAAAGGATTCCAGTATTTTGATAATTATGTACTGGTTGGGAACGGATTTGTAGCCCAAAGTCCGGGAGCAGCATCATCAAGCATACAACCTGGCGTAAACCTGGTAAAGCTTGCCAACCCAAACATCACTTGGGAAGTGGCAAAAAAGCTTGATATTGGTATTAATGCCACTTTGTTTAAAAACTTTAGCATTGAGGCCATTTATTTCCAGCAAAAAAGATCTGATATCTTAACCACCCGTAATGCCTCATTGCCAGGTTCTTCAGGTATTGTAAATCCATTTAATGATAACAGTGCAAACTACACTCCGTTGGTACCTTCAGAGAATATTGGGAAGGTGAACAGTAATGGTTTTGAAGCAACGGTTGGTTATAACCATAATGGCGAGAATCTGCGATGGAATGTTTCTGGAAATATAACTTATGCTAAAAGTAAAATAATTTTCATTGATGAAGCGGTTGGTACTTTAGATTATCAACGTCAAACGGGCATGCCTTTAAATACTAACCTGTTATACAACAGTATTGGCATATTTAGGACACAACAAGAGTTAGATGCTTATCCTCACGTTAGTGGAGCTAAAGTAGGCGATTTAAAGTATTTTGATTATAATAACGATGGTAAAATTACTGCTGATGATCAAACAAGATCTCCATATAGTAATACCCCTCAAATTACTTACGGTTTAAATTTTGGAGCATCTTACAAAAATTTTGATCTTTCATTCGTTGTATCTGGTCAAGGCAGAGTAAGTCAGTACGTTTTACCGGAAGCAGGAAGCGTTGGTAACTTTTACAGCAGCTGGGCCGATAACAGGTTTAGCGCCGCAAACCCGAATGGAACTTATCCAAGAGTTACTGACCGTTCTTCGAATGCGATCAGTGGCGGACAGTTTAACAATACTTTTTGGTTAAATGATGCCTCATTTTTAAGGCTTAAAAATGTAGAACTTGCGTATAACATTAAAGCCAGTTTCTTAGATCGGATCAATGTATCCGGATTAAGGATTTATGCGAGTGCCTTCAACTTATTTACAATTTCTAAAGTAAAAGATTACGATCCTGAAGGAACCAGCGGTAGCGGACAGTTTTATCCGCAGCAACGCATTATTAACCTGGGCGCTAATATTAAATTTTAAACATCATGAAAATCAAATCAATATATATAACACTTTTAGGCTTATCCCTTGTTTCAGGGAGTATGGTGGGCTGTAAAAAAGACATTTTAAACGTAGAACCAACCGATATCCTTTTGCCCGCTACCATAGAAAGTGATACAACAGCATTAGAGGCTTATATAACCAACCGGTACCTGGGTACCCGATTACAGGATAAAGAAGCTGATGGATCTGTGCCAGGTTTTGGCAGAGGTTTTGAATATAGCATGTGGAGTTCTTTTACCGATGAATCTGTTTACAATAATGATGATGCTACCTGGTTAATCCAGAGAGGGCAGTTGGCACCTGAAAATTTAGGAAGTGCCGGTGTATATTGGGGCAGGAGTTATCGCGGTATTAGAGAATGTAATTATGCGCTATCAGTACTGTCCAAAATTGCAATGAGTGCAACACATAAAAAACAATTGGTAGCTGAAATTAAATTTATTAGGGCTTTTCGTTATCATGATTTGATCAGAAACTATGGAGGCATCGTTTTGATGGGAGATAAGATAACAGAACTCTCTGATAATCTGCAGGATCCGGCTTTGTTTCAACGCGCTTCAATTAAAGAATCGATAGATTATGTAGCAGCACAACTAGACCAGGCTGCAGCAGATTTACCATTAGATAATAGTAGCAACTGGCTAACGGGTAGGGCAACTAAAGGCGCAGCGCTAGCACTTAAATCGCGTCTGCTCTTGTATGCGGCAAGTCCGTTGTATAATGCAGGTACCTGGCAGGCTGCTGTTACAGCAGCTCAGGCAGTTATTTCTTTAAATAAATATGGAATATATACTGGCGGATATGCAAACTTGTTTTTAACTGACCAAAGCAATGAAGTTATTTTTGCAAGGTTGTTTACCAAAAATGCCAACCATACCCATTTAGAAATTGCAAACGGACCAAACGGTTATGGTGGTTGGGGTGGAAATTTGCCGATGCAGAACCTGGTTGATGATTATGAAATGGCCAACGGTAAAGCCATTACAGATCCTACGTCTGGTTACGATAGCAATGAACCTTACAAAGGTCGTGATCCACGTTTTGCAGCAACCATTTTATACAATGGAGCAGCATATCGCGAGCGTAATATAGAAACTTTTATTCCGGGAGGAAAAGACAGTAAAGATGGAAATGATAACTGGAATACCAGCAAAACCGGATATTACCTTAAAAAATATATGAATGATGCCTATCCATTGCAAAACCCTTGGGGCAATGCAGGTTTTCAGCCATGGATCTATTTCAGATATGCAGAAATTTTGCTTAACTATGCTGAAGCGGCTAACGAAGCTTACGGACCTGACGCTGTTCCTGCCGGATCAACAATGTCGGCAAGGCAAGCCATCAATATGGTAAGGGCAAGGCCAGATGTTAATATGCCTGCATTGGCAGTTGGACTTATACAATCACAAATGCGAGATGCGGTACGTTACGAACGTAGGGTAGAACTCGCCTTTGAAGAACACCGTTATTATGATGTAAGGAGATGGAAAATTGCTGATGTAACCGAAAATAAACCTGCTGGTGGAATGATTATTACCAAAACAAGTACTGGATTTACTTACACACCAAAGGTTGCTTTAGATGGGCGTAAGTTTGAAACCAAACACTACTGGTTACCTATACCTAGAGCCGAGATTTTAGCTTCAGGCGGTAAATTGCAGCAAAACCCTGGTTATTAATAAATAGAAATTAAGTTTTGCATGATTAAGCCGTATCAACTTCTTAACCGTTTTTTTATCTGTCTGGCCTTATTTTTCTGTGGCAGAACAACGCTTGCACAAGAAACCGTTCTAAAAATAGAAATTGATCCTGCCAACACCTTTCAGACTATAGAAGGCTTTGGTGCTTCTGATGCCTGGAGTTGTCAGTTTGCCGGATTATGGCCTACAGAGAAAAGGGATAAAATGGCTGATTTGCTTTTTAGCACTCAAACCACAAAAGAGGGGCAACCCCTTGGTATTGGGCTTAACATGTGGCGTTTCAGTATTGGTGGTGGCAGTGCCGCCCAAGGTAAGGAAAGCGATATTGGCGACGAATGGCGTCGCCAATACGCTTTTTTGCAACCAGATGGTACTTATAACTGGAACGCGATGCCAGGACAAGTCTGGTTCTTAAAGGCAGCCAAAACCCGGGGAGTGAAACAGTTTATCGGATTTGTAAACAGTCCGCATGTATTGTTTACCAAAAATGGGAAAGCCTATTCTACAGATGGCCATTGCAATCTGAACTTTGACAAACTTCCGGAATTTGCCTCCGATCTTGTTGCTACCATCAAAGGAATAAAAAAAACAACCGGAATAGCACTAAATTACCTGAGCCCTGCAAATGAGCCGCAATGGAAATGGAATGAACACAACCAGGAGGGCTGTCCTTATAACAATAACGAACTTGCTCAACTTTACAGAGCTGTTAACGAAGCCTTTGTTAAAAATCAGGTCAAAACCAAAATACAAATAGGAGAGGCTGGCCAGCTTGATTATTTATACAATAACGGAAACAGTGTAAAAGGAAACCAGGTATATCAGTTTTTTAATCCTTCATCACCCAATTATGTCGGTAATCTATCGCGCATAGATCATTCTATTTCCGGGCACAGTTATTTTACAACAAGTCCGGAGCAGAAATTTATTGAAGTACGCAAAAAGACGGGTGATGCCGTAGCCAGCATTAAAGGTTTAAGGTATTGGATGTCTGAATATTGTATTTTAGGCGATAGTTTAATGAAAGGGGAAAAACGCGACCTTGGTATGGCACCTGCATTATTTATCGCCCGTTTGATCCATCACGACCTGGTTTTGTCTAATGCTACCTCATGGCAGTGGTGGCTGGGCATATCAGCCAGCGATTATAAAGATGGCTTGGTTTATATCGACAAAAATAAAACAGACGGGCAGGTTTATGATAGTAAAATGTTGTGGACCCTGGGTAATTATAGTCGTTTTGTTAGCCCTGGTAGTAAGCGCCTTCAGGTTAAAACACTAGGAGCAAATGTACCTCAGGTTGATGTATCATCTTATCTGCAAAATAAAAAACTCGTAACAGTAGTGGTTAACCCTACAGAAAACGATCTTGATCTGGATATTGAGGTAAAGGGTAATAAACAAAATTCTGTGCAGACCTATGTTACCTCAGCCGAATATAACTTGTCACCTTATAAACAATACCAGAATACCAAGCATGTTCGCATTCCGGCTAAATCTGTTACCACAGTACTCAGTAATTAAGCCTGATTGAATTGAAATAATAACGCACCTCAATTTTAATCCTATTTGGTTGAGCTGAAAAGCAATTATAAATCGATATAGGAAAACTATGTTTTTGATTTTTTAAATAATAATACATCTTAAATGAAACCTACCCTAAAACACTTAATGATTAAAGTAATTTTAATTACTTGTTTTGCCAGCTTTAGTGCATTTGCACAGGTTAAGCATACCTTTAAACTTGCAGACTCTGTTTTTCTGCTCGATAATAAACCTTTTCAGATCATTTCAGGAGAAATGCATTATCCCCGTATACCTAGAGAAGCCTGGCGCGACAGAATGAAAATGGCTAAAGCCATGGGCTTAAATACGATTGGTACTTATGTGTTTTGGAATGTGCACGAGCCTCAGAAAGATCAGTTTGATTTTTCGGGTAATAATGATATTGCCGAATTTGTGCGTATTGCAAAAGAAGAAGGTTTATGGGTATTGCTTCGCCCTAGTCCGTATGTATGTGCCGAATGGGAATTTGGCGGCTATCCATTTTGGTTACAGAATATTAAAGGTTTACAGGTGAGGAGTAAAGAAGCACAGTATTTAAAAGAATATAAAGAATATCTTACAGAAATTGGTAAACGTTTAGCGCCGTTGCAAATTAACCATGGTGGCAACATCTTAATGGTGCAGGTTGAAAACGAATACGGTTCTTATGGGAATGATAAAGAATACCTGAAAATTAATGCTCAGCTGTTTAAAGATGCCGGTTTTGATGGCGTACTTTCAACCTGCGATCCCGTTCCGGCACTAGAAGGAGGGCATTTGGCAGGCTTGCTTCCAGGCGTAAACGGTATTGATAATCCAGCTCAGATCAAAACGTTAATCAAGAAATATAACAATGGTTCCGGACCATACTTTGTGCCAGAATGGTATCCGGCCTGGTTCGATTGGTGGGGTACAAAACACCATGAGGTAGATCCAAAAACTTACGCCAATAAGCTAGATACTGTACTTAAAGGTGGAATTTCTATTAATATGTACATGTTTCATGGCGGTACAACCAGAGGGTTTATGAATGGGGCAAACTTTAATGATTCTACAGCTTTCGAACCACAGATTAGTAGTTATGATTATGATGCACCTTTAGATGAAGCGGGTAATGCAACAGCAAAATTCATGCTTTTTCGCGAAGCAATTAAAAAGAATCTGCCTGCAAACCAAACACTTCCAGATGTACCCGGTACTAAGCCAGCAGCGGCATTGCCTGTAATTACATTTACCAAATCGACCGATATTTTTAGCCTGATCGGGAAACCAAAAGTAAGTGAACAACCACTAACCTTTGAAGCCCTC
This genomic interval carries:
- a CDS encoding TonB-dependent receptor, giving the protein MRRKVLKGFLPKFFTIKTLAFLFIVSINLPAMASLVSVKTGIKNKLKEIVVTGTVTSETGATFPGVAVKIKGTEKAVQTDAKGKFSISVTASTDVLVFSYVGYTSQEQTVGDRTTINVQLGSDTKTLNELVVVGYGTQKKATLTGSISQVKGADLVKSPQPNLSNSLAGRFSGVIVNNRSGEPGVDGSTITVRGLATTGSNNVLIVVDGIPGQIGGLERLDPNDIESVSVLKDASAAIYGNRAANGVILVTTKKGKTGKPTVSYSFNQGFSSPTRLPKMADAATYAQIMNEISFDSNPAGGLNQSYTADQIEKFRNGSDPLLYPNTNWADQTLEKTALQSQHSLSVNGGSEDVKYYMSLGTVSQDGLYKNGTTKYNQYNFRTNIDANVSKYLKVGLSVSGRQENRLFPQIAAGDIFRSIYRAKPIVAAYYPNGLPTTGIENANPAVQVTDIGGTSKSPTQVLNGILRATFIIPGVEGLSVDGFFSADKSNVFTKSFNKPYLLYQYDATSKTYNSVITGGNNQKATLIEKQQNESLLTSNIKLNYVRRFNLHDINAFVGYEQSENHLEYFDAQRFNFLSTNLPELSQGGAAATDYLNSGYSSNYNRKSVISRLAYSYDDKYLFEGQLRIDGSSIFPEGNRFGYFPSASAGWVMSKEKWFSENVKFVDNLKIRASYGALGNDNVKGFQYFDNYVLVGNGFVAQSPGAASSSIQPGVNLVKLANPNITWEVAKKLDIGINATLFKNFSIEAIYFQQKRSDILTTRNASLPGSSGIVNPFNDNSANYTPLVPSENIGKVNSNGFEATVGYNHNGENLRWNVSGNITYAKSKIIFIDEAVGTLDYQRQTGMPLNTNLLYNSIGIFRTQQELDAYPHVSGAKVGDLKYFDYNNDGKITADDQTRSPYSNTPQITYGLNFGASYKNFDLSFVVSGQGRVSQYVLPEAGSVGNFYSSWADNRFSAANPNGTYPRVTDRSSNAISGGQFNNTFWLNDASFLRLKNVELAYNIKASFLDRINVSGLRIYASAFNLFTISKVKDYDPEGTSGSGQFYPQQRIINLGANIKF
- a CDS encoding RagB/SusD family nutrient uptake outer membrane protein; protein product: MKIKSIYITLLGLSLVSGSMVGCKKDILNVEPTDILLPATIESDTTALEAYITNRYLGTRLQDKEADGSVPGFGRGFEYSMWSSFTDESVYNNDDATWLIQRGQLAPENLGSAGVYWGRSYRGIRECNYALSVLSKIAMSATHKKQLVAEIKFIRAFRYHDLIRNYGGIVLMGDKITELSDNLQDPALFQRASIKESIDYVAAQLDQAAADLPLDNSSNWLTGRATKGAALALKSRLLLYAASPLYNAGTWQAAVTAAQAVISLNKYGIYTGGYANLFLTDQSNEVIFARLFTKNANHTHLEIANGPNGYGGWGGNLPMQNLVDDYEMANGKAITDPTSGYDSNEPYKGRDPRFAATILYNGAAYRERNIETFIPGGKDSKDGNDNWNTSKTGYYLKKYMNDAYPLQNPWGNAGFQPWIYFRYAEILLNYAEAANEAYGPDAVPAGSTMSARQAINMVRARPDVNMPALAVGLIQSQMRDAVRYERRVELAFEEHRYYDVRRWKIADVTENKPAGGMIITKTSTGFTYTPKVALDGRKFETKHYWLPIPRAEILASGGKLQQNPGY
- a CDS encoding glycoside hydrolase; translated protein: MIKPYQLLNRFFICLALFFCGRTTLAQETVLKIEIDPANTFQTIEGFGASDAWSCQFAGLWPTEKRDKMADLLFSTQTTKEGQPLGIGLNMWRFSIGGGSAAQGKESDIGDEWRRQYAFLQPDGTYNWNAMPGQVWFLKAAKTRGVKQFIGFVNSPHVLFTKNGKAYSTDGHCNLNFDKLPEFASDLVATIKGIKKTTGIALNYLSPANEPQWKWNEHNQEGCPYNNNELAQLYRAVNEAFVKNQVKTKIQIGEAGQLDYLYNNGNSVKGNQVYQFFNPSSPNYVGNLSRIDHSISGHSYFTTSPEQKFIEVRKKTGDAVASIKGLRYWMSEYCILGDSLMKGEKRDLGMAPALFIARLIHHDLVLSNATSWQWWLGISASDYKDGLVYIDKNKTDGQVYDSKMLWTLGNYSRFVSPGSKRLQVKTLGANVPQVDVSSYLQNKKLVTVVVNPTENDLDLDIEVKGNKQNSVQTYVTSAEYNLSPYKQYQNTKHVRIPAKSVTTVLSN
- a CDS encoding beta-galactosidase family protein — protein: MKPTLKHLMIKVILITCFASFSAFAQVKHTFKLADSVFLLDNKPFQIISGEMHYPRIPREAWRDRMKMAKAMGLNTIGTYVFWNVHEPQKDQFDFSGNNDIAEFVRIAKEEGLWVLLRPSPYVCAEWEFGGYPFWLQNIKGLQVRSKEAQYLKEYKEYLTEIGKRLAPLQINHGGNILMVQVENEYGSYGNDKEYLKINAQLFKDAGFDGVLSTCDPVPALEGGHLAGLLPGVNGIDNPAQIKTLIKKYNNGSGPYFVPEWYPAWFDWWGTKHHEVDPKTYANKLDTVLKGGISINMYMFHGGTTRGFMNGANFNDSTAFEPQISSYDYDAPLDEAGNATAKFMLFREAIKKNLPANQTLPDVPGTKPAAALPVITFTKSTDIFSLIGKPKVSEQPLTFEALNQPYGFVLYSSTIKGGRKGVIKINELRDYGLVYINKKLVGVLDRRLYQDSLVLNLPAGNVQLDILVENMGRINFGPYLLKNNKGITKNVTFNGKEIKSWKMYPLPFDKIDTQKIQPKVSSQSAAVLKSASINLTKVADTYLDMRKWGKGLVWVNGHNLGKYWGIGPQQTIYLPAEWLKKGKNEIVVFELLKPGQKTLTSLDKAILNELK